The following proteins are co-located in the Frigidibacter mobilis genome:
- a CDS encoding DUF2177 family protein: protein MQIAILYISTAAIFLALDALMLTRVIRPLFERHIGEMLLPDLRLGAAAAFYLFYVAALVWLVSLPALRAGAPLQALGTGALVGALAYGTYEFTNYATLKGWHPAMVATDLAWGTVLTAVAAWAGVTITAALR, encoded by the coding sequence ATGCAGATTGCCATCCTCTACATCTCCACCGCCGCCATCTTCCTGGCGCTGGATGCACTGATGCTGACCCGGGTGATCCGCCCGTTGTTCGAGCGGCATATCGGCGAGATGCTGTTGCCGGATCTGCGGCTGGGGGCGGCGGCGGCGTTCTACCTGTTCTATGTGGCTGCCCTGGTCTGGTTGGTGTCGCTGCCGGCCCTGCGGGCGGGCGCCCCCTTGCAGGCGCTCGGCACCGGGGCGCTGGTCGGAGCGCTGGCCTATGGCACCTACGAGTTCACGAACTATGCCACGCTGAAAGGCTGGCACCCGGCGATGGTGGCGACCGATCTGGCCTGGGGCACGGTGCTGACGGCGGTGGCCGCCTGGGCCGGGGTGACGATCACCGCTGCACTGCGCTAG
- a CDS encoding IS481 family transposase, whose translation MNNPHHGARLTVHSREQIVARIAAGQSAAEVAQAFAVSVRTVRKWLARFRAGGHAALTNRASAPVRVARRLSEARVALIAFLRRSLRLTGAAIADKLGLARSTVARWLHREGLGLLARIDPPEPVRRYQRERPGELIHLDIKKLGRFAQPGHRVTRTRVGCRNRGAGWDFVHVAVDDATRLAYVEVLENERKDTTTGFLLRALRWFRARGIQVERVMTDNGSAYRSRRFAKALRLLAIRHIFTRPYTPKTNGKAERFIQTLLREWAYGLAHPTSAARNADLTRWIDWFNRSRPHSALNGISPLTRVNNLMRLHT comes from the coding sequence ATGAACAACCCGCATCATGGTGCCCGTCTCACGGTTCACAGTCGAGAGCAGATCGTTGCCCGGATTGCCGCCGGCCAGAGCGCCGCGGAGGTGGCGCAGGCCTTCGCGGTGTCGGTGCGCACGGTCCGCAAATGGCTTGCCCGGTTCCGCGCGGGCGGACATGCGGCGCTGACCAATCGCGCCAGCGCGCCTGTCCGCGTGGCCCGGCGGTTGTCCGAGGCGAGGGTCGCGTTGATCGCGTTCCTGCGCCGGTCCCTGCGCCTGACCGGGGCCGCGATTGCCGACAAGCTCGGGCTGGCGCGTTCGACGGTCGCGCGCTGGCTGCACCGGGAGGGGCTGGGCCTTCTGGCGCGCATTGACCCGCCCGAGCCGGTGCGCCGCTATCAGCGCGAGCGGCCGGGCGAGCTGATCCATCTCGATATCAAGAAGTTGGGTCGGTTCGCCCAGCCAGGCCACCGGGTCACGCGGACACGGGTCGGATGCCGCAACCGTGGTGCCGGCTGGGACTTCGTGCATGTAGCCGTCGATGACGCGACCCGCCTAGCCTATGTCGAGGTGCTGGAGAACGAGCGCAAGGACACCACCACCGGCTTCCTCTTGCGCGCCCTGAGGTGGTTCCGGGCCCGAGGCATCCAGGTGGAGCGGGTGATGACAGACAATGGCAGTGCCTACCGCTCCCGCCGCTTCGCCAAGGCTCTGCGCCTGCTGGCCATCCGGCACATCTTCACCCGGCCTTACACCCCGAAAACCAATGGCAAGGCCGAGCGGTTCATCCAGACCCTTCTGCGCGAATGGGCCTACGGCCTCGCACATCCAACCTCAGCCGCCAGAAACGCAGACCTGACACGATGGATTGACTGGTTCAACCGATCACGACCACACTCCGCCCTCAACGGCATATCGCCCCTAACGCGGGTGAACAACCTGATGAGACTTCACACCTAG
- a CDS encoding flagellar basal body P-ring protein FlgI, translating to MVRLIALILCLLPATLLPVPLLAGPIRIKDLVEFDGVRGNDLVGYGLVVGLNGSGDGIRNAPFTEEIMANTLERLGVNVSGEEFRPKNVAAVLVTAALPPFARAGGRIDVTVSAIGDAKSLLGGTLVMTPLNAADGQIYAVAQGTVIAGGAAVAGAGAQVVQGVPTSGSIPSGARVERELDFDFTGLNALRLALRSPDFTTAARIEAVINREFGRGVAVMTDSGTVALDIAATRMGSPAHVLSRVENLTVEPEARARVVVDQRSGTIVMGADVRISRVAVSQGNLTLRIEEAPLVVQPNPFAEGETVVVPRTEAAIIEEPGIGMAEVTGGSNLSEVVAGLNALGVSPRDMIDILKSINAAGALHAEFLVH from the coding sequence ATGGTGCGCCTGATTGCGCTGATCCTGTGCCTGTTGCCGGCAACCCTGCTGCCCGTGCCGTTGCTGGCGGGGCCGATCCGCATCAAGGATCTGGTGGAGTTCGACGGGGTCCGCGGCAACGACCTCGTGGGATACGGCCTGGTCGTCGGACTGAACGGCAGCGGCGATGGCATCCGCAACGCCCCCTTCACCGAAGAGATCATGGCCAACACCCTCGAACGGCTGGGGGTCAATGTCTCGGGTGAGGAATTCCGGCCCAAGAACGTGGCGGCAGTTCTGGTGACGGCGGCGCTGCCGCCCTTCGCGCGGGCCGGTGGGCGCATTGATGTGACCGTCTCGGCGATCGGCGATGCGAAAAGTCTGCTGGGCGGCACATTGGTGATGACCCCGCTGAACGCCGCCGACGGGCAGATCTATGCGGTGGCGCAGGGCACGGTCATTGCCGGCGGAGCCGCGGTGGCGGGTGCGGGGGCGCAGGTGGTGCAGGGCGTGCCGACCTCTGGCTCCATTCCCTCGGGCGCAAGGGTGGAGCGTGAGCTGGATTTCGACTTCACCGGCCTCAATGCGCTGCGACTGGCCTTGCGCAGCCCGGATTTCACCACTGCAGCCCGGATCGAGGCGGTGATAAACCGTGAATTCGGCCGAGGCGTGGCCGTGATGACCGATTCCGGCACGGTGGCGCTGGATATCGCGGCAACGCGGATGGGCTCGCCGGCGCATGTGCTGTCGCGTGTCGAGAACCTGACGGTTGAGCCGGAAGCCCGCGCGCGCGTGGTGGTGGATCAGCGGTCGGGCACCATCGTGATGGGCGCCGATGTGCGCATCAGCCGCGTCGCCGTCAGCCAGGGCAACCTGACCCTGCGGATCGAGGAGGCGCCGCTGGTGGTACAGCCCAATCCGTTTGCAGAGGGCGAGACGGTGGTGGTGCCGCGGACGGAGGCCGCGATTATCGAAGAGCCGGGGATCGGCATGGCGGAGGTGACAGGCGGCAGCAACCTATCGGAGGTGGTGGCAGGGCTGAATGCGCTTGGCGTCAGTCCGCGCGACATGATCGACATCCTCAAAAGCATCAACGCCGCCGGCGCGCTGCATGCGGAATTTCTGGTGCATTGA